The proteins below are encoded in one region of Synergistaceae bacterium:
- a CDS encoding ABC transporter ATP-binding protein, with amino-acid sequence MEMTRSDDQAQNLLEVRGLRIGIPRGAGYVRLLDRLDLTVKKRQSFGIVGESGCGKSITAGALLQLLPWPLRVLEGTAHFRRPEGDLEMIGLAPDKMRDLRGNEIAMIFQESLTALDPLFTVEFQMREALTFHDRQSKSRREATEQAASMLRRMKISHPAQVLASYPHQLSGGQIQRVMIAMAMLNNPRLLIADEPTTALDVTVQAQILDLMNELKESNDTSIVMITHDLGVIAETCQEVAVLYAGQVVEQASAADLFHNAAHPYTLGLLESVNALGGPGQELHIIPGVVPPGGEWGTGCRFAGRCSRKMKKCAEAMPALTEIASGRLCRCFLQKDEVEG; translated from the coding sequence ATGGAAATGACGCGAAGCGACGATCAGGCGCAAAACCTGCTGGAAGTTCGAGGGCTCCGCATTGGAATCCCACGGGGGGCCGGATACGTCCGTCTGCTGGACCGGCTGGACCTGACCGTCAAAAAGCGGCAGAGCTTCGGCATCGTGGGAGAAAGCGGCTGCGGCAAAAGCATCACGGCTGGGGCGCTGCTTCAGCTTCTGCCCTGGCCTCTGCGGGTTCTGGAGGGAACGGCCCATTTCCGGCGGCCGGAGGGGGATCTGGAGATGATCGGCCTGGCCCCGGACAAAATGCGCGACCTGCGGGGGAACGAAATCGCAATGATTTTTCAGGAATCTCTGACGGCTCTGGATCCCCTCTTTACGGTGGAGTTCCAGATGAGGGAGGCTCTGACCTTCCACGACCGGCAGAGCAAAAGCCGCAGAGAGGCGACCGAGCAGGCGGCCTCCATGCTGCGCCGCATGAAAATTTCCCACCCCGCACAGGTTCTCGCCAGCTATCCCCATCAGCTTTCCGGCGGACAGATTCAGCGGGTCATGATCGCCATGGCCATGCTCAACAATCCCCGGCTGCTCATTGCCGACGAGCCCACCACCGCGCTGGACGTGACCGTTCAGGCCCAGATCCTCGACCTGATGAACGAGCTGAAGGAATCCAACGACACCTCCATCGTCATGATCACCCACGATCTGGGGGTCATCGCCGAGACCTGCCAGGAGGTTGCGGTGCTTTACGCGGGACAGGTCGTGGAACAGGCCTCCGCGGCGGATCTTTTTCACAACGCCGCCCACCCCTACACCCTTGGCCTGCTGGAGTCCGTGAACGCTCTGGGAGGCCCCGGTCAGGAGCTTCATATCATCCCCGGCGTCGTCCCTCCCGGCGGAGAATGGGGGACGGGCTGCCGGTTCGCCGGACGCTGCTCCCGTAAAATGAAAAAATGCGCGGAGGCCATGCCCGCCCTGACGGAGATCGCGTCGGGACGCCTGTGCCGGTGCTTTCTGCAGAAAGACGAGGTGGAAGGATGA
- a CDS encoding anhydro-N-acetylmuramic acid kinase, whose amino-acid sequence MAYVIGMMSGTSLDGCDAALIRIDDEGGKEEIHPVAFVTQPMPEALRTRVLDCCSLSRSNIRLTCSLNVEMGSWFARVAESLREQAGVKPEEVECIGSHGQTVYHIAEDEGEWQASTLQIGEPAVIAWETGIAVVSGMRAMDMAAGGRGAPLVPWAEYRLYRSDRPRVLQNLGGIGNVTGLPANCAPEDVFAFDTGPGNMIIDGLAKRFYGADFDKDGQIAATGAVREDILSEWTALPYVAAPPPKATGRELYGEQFVKAALAAHPEVAPADWLATATRYTAVTMEINYRRYVFPRCPAREVILSGGGVHNETLRREIARLLPECEILTQEDLGWNSDAKEAVAFALMAHETLRGRPSNMPGATGASSFVVLGNITPAPRKR is encoded by the coding sequence ATGGCTTACGTTATCGGAATGATGAGCGGGACTTCACTGGACGGGTGCGACGCGGCTCTGATCCGAATCGACGATGAAGGCGGCAAAGAGGAGATCCATCCGGTGGCTTTCGTCACGCAGCCCATGCCGGAGGCCCTGCGGACCAGAGTGCTGGACTGCTGTTCCCTGTCCCGGTCGAACATCCGGCTGACCTGCAGCCTGAACGTGGAGATGGGAAGCTGGTTCGCCCGGGTGGCGGAGTCGCTTCGGGAACAGGCGGGAGTGAAGCCGGAGGAGGTGGAATGCATCGGATCCCACGGGCAGACGGTGTATCACATCGCCGAAGATGAAGGGGAATGGCAGGCCTCCACGCTGCAGATCGGCGAACCCGCCGTTATCGCCTGGGAGACGGGCATCGCGGTGGTCTCCGGAATGCGGGCCATGGACATGGCGGCGGGAGGACGGGGAGCGCCTCTGGTCCCCTGGGCCGAGTATCGCCTGTACCGGTCCGACCGGCCCCGCGTCCTGCAAAATCTGGGAGGAATCGGCAACGTGACGGGACTGCCCGCGAACTGCGCGCCGGAAGACGTTTTCGCCTTCGACACGGGACCCGGCAATATGATCATCGACGGCCTGGCGAAGCGATTTTACGGCGCGGACTTCGATAAGGACGGGCAAATCGCAGCGACAGGCGCGGTTCGGGAGGATATTCTGTCCGAATGGACGGCTCTGCCCTACGTCGCGGCCCCGCCTCCCAAGGCCACGGGCCGGGAACTGTACGGAGAGCAGTTCGTGAAGGCGGCGCTGGCGGCCCACCCCGAAGTCGCCCCAGCGGACTGGCTGGCCACCGCCACCCGCTACACCGCCGTCACCATGGAAATCAACTACCGCCGCTACGTTTTCCCCCGCTGTCCGGCCCGGGAGGTGATTCTCTCAGGGGGCGGCGTCCACAACGAAACCCTGCGCCGCGAAATCGCCCGGCTTCTGCCCGAGTGCGAAATACTGACCCAGGAGGATCTGGGCTGGAACTCGGACGCCAAGGAAGCCGTGGCCTTCGCCCTCATGGCCCACGAGACCCTTCGGGGCAGGCCCTCGAACATGCCGGGAGCCACCGGAGCCTCCAGTTTCGTCGTTCTGGGGAACATCACCCCCGCGCCCCGAAAGCGATGA
- a CDS encoding DUF4405 domain-containing protein, translating to MPFKLVLRLFIDLCMTALLLFALAYRITGDAPHEWIGVAVSILFVVHNAINWRWYQGLFRGKYDLRRILNTLVNLLLLATMTTLVVSGILLSRTVFAFMGFSGGMAVRQTHTCAAYWGLVLISVHLGMHWEMIMAAMRRMLRITESNRLRTTVLRITAALICVYGVYASFDREMGAKLFLGYSFDFWDPDRPAVLFFTHNLAVMGVYVCVTHCVLKLLTRRRKSTEGAQ from the coding sequence ATGCCGTTCAAACTGGTACTGAGGCTGTTTATCGACCTTTGCATGACGGCGCTTCTCCTGTTCGCGCTGGCTTATCGCATTACGGGAGACGCGCCTCATGAATGGATCGGCGTTGCCGTTTCCATCCTGTTCGTCGTGCATAACGCCATAAACTGGCGCTGGTATCAGGGACTTTTCAGGGGGAAGTACGATTTGCGCCGCATTCTGAACACCCTCGTCAACCTGCTTCTTCTCGCCACAATGACGACCCTGGTGGTGAGCGGGATACTGCTTTCCCGGACGGTCTTCGCTTTCATGGGGTTCAGCGGAGGAATGGCTGTTCGTCAGACGCATACCTGCGCCGCTTACTGGGGGCTGGTTTTGATCTCCGTACACCTCGGAATGCACTGGGAAATGATCATGGCCGCAATGCGAAGAATGCTCAGGATCACGGAATCCAACCGACTGCGTACAACAGTCCTGCGGATTACCGCGGCGCTGATTTGCGTCTACGGCGTGTACGCCTCATTCGACAGGGAAATGGGCGCGAAATTGTTTTTGGGCTATTCTTTCGACTTCTGGGACCCGGACAGGCCCGCCGTTTTATTCTTCACTCACAATCTGGCTGTTATGGGCGTTTATGTCTGCGTCACCCACTGCGTTTTGAAACTGTTGACCCGTCGACGCAAATCGACCGAAGGGGCGCAGTGA
- the murQ gene encoding N-acetylmuramic acid 6-phosphate etherase, with product MIELEGLSTEARNPRSMELDALSVSEFLRVMNDEDARAAVAVREALPQIEKALELVVASFRAGGRLIYMGAGTSGRLGVLDAAECVPTFGVPPGRVVGLIAGGERALTEAVEGAEDDFGAGTEDLRRIGLEPRDTLVGIAASGRTPYVLGGLEYARKIGASTVGLACNRGSPLSEAARVAIEAVPGPEILTGSTRLKAGTVQKMILNMLSTVAMAEMGKIYKNLMIDVLATNEKLRVRAENIVMTAAETDRETARAMLDRCGGNCKIATVALLLHCTPQAAEARLDKARGRVRKALQ from the coding sequence ATGATCGAGCTGGAAGGCCTGTCCACCGAGGCCCGCAACCCGCGGAGCATGGAGCTGGACGCCCTGTCCGTGTCCGAGTTCCTGCGGGTGATGAACGACGAGGACGCCCGGGCGGCAGTCGCGGTCCGCGAGGCGCTGCCCCAGATCGAAAAGGCGCTGGAGCTCGTGGTGGCCTCTTTCAGAGCGGGAGGCCGGCTGATTTACATGGGGGCCGGAACCAGCGGACGCCTGGGCGTGCTGGACGCGGCGGAGTGCGTCCCCACCTTCGGCGTACCTCCGGGAAGGGTTGTGGGGCTGATCGCCGGAGGAGAAAGGGCCCTCACCGAGGCCGTCGAAGGGGCCGAAGACGACTTTGGGGCGGGAACCGAGGACCTGCGCCGGATCGGACTGGAGCCCCGGGATACCCTGGTGGGGATCGCCGCCAGCGGGCGGACCCCCTACGTGCTGGGAGGGCTGGAGTACGCCCGAAAAATCGGCGCCTCCACTGTGGGACTCGCCTGCAATCGGGGTTCTCCTCTTTCCGAAGCCGCGCGGGTGGCCATCGAGGCCGTTCCGGGCCCGGAGATCCTGACCGGCTCCACCCGGCTGAAGGCGGGAACGGTGCAGAAGATGATCCTGAACATGCTTTCCACCGTTGCCATGGCTGAGATGGGGAAAATTTACAAAAATCTGATGATCGATGTTCTGGCCACCAACGAAAAGCTGCGGGTTCGGGCGGAAAATATCGTGATGACCGCCGCCGAGACGGATCGGGAAACCGCGCGGGCAATGCTGGATCGCTGCGGGGGAAACTGCAAGATCGCCACGGTGGCCCTTCTGCTGCACTGCACCCCTCAGGCCGCCGAGGCCAGACTGGACAAAGCCCGGGGGCGGGTCAGAAAGGCTCTGCAATAA
- a CDS encoding ATP-binding cassette domain-containing protein: MKEVLLDVRHLRTWFPVRRGLLRRTTGYVHAVEDVSFRVGGQEVFALVGESGCGKSTTGASVLRLIEPTEGEVLFDGVNLRTLSAAELREKRRDMQFIFQNPAGALNPRMTAGALLAEPLKVHFPALNRTELREKVREMLSLVGMTPDQAARYPHQFSGGQRQRIAIARALISRPRFVVADEPVSALDVSIQAQILNLLMTLQREMRLSLIFISHDLNVVRHISDRVGVMYLGRIAEQGNTERIYENPLHPYTQALLSAVPSRDPLQRKKRLILEGDVPSPLTPPTGCPFHTRCPRAAPICREKAPETVMAETDHLAACHNL, encoded by the coding sequence ATGAAGGAGGTTCTGCTGGACGTTCGGCATTTGAGGACCTGGTTCCCCGTCCGGCGGGGGCTTCTGCGCAGGACGACGGGGTACGTTCACGCCGTCGAGGACGTGAGCTTTCGCGTGGGAGGGCAGGAGGTGTTCGCCCTGGTGGGAGAGAGCGGCTGCGGGAAAAGCACCACCGGAGCCAGCGTTCTGCGTCTGATCGAGCCCACGGAGGGGGAAGTGCTGTTCGACGGAGTGAATCTGAGGACCCTGAGCGCGGCGGAGCTGCGGGAAAAAAGGCGCGACATGCAGTTCATCTTTCAAAACCCCGCCGGGGCCCTCAATCCCCGCATGACCGCCGGAGCCCTCCTCGCCGAGCCGCTGAAGGTCCATTTTCCCGCCCTGAACCGAACCGAGCTTCGGGAAAAGGTGAGGGAAATGCTTTCTCTGGTGGGCATGACTCCCGACCAGGCGGCCCGTTATCCTCACCAGTTCTCCGGAGGGCAGCGCCAGCGGATCGCCATCGCCAGAGCTCTGATCAGCCGCCCGCGCTTCGTGGTGGCGGACGAGCCGGTCTCGGCGCTGGACGTGTCGATTCAGGCTCAGATTCTGAATCTGCTGATGACCCTTCAGCGGGAAATGAGGCTGTCGCTGATCTTCATCTCCCACGACCTGAACGTGGTGCGCCACATCAGCGACAGAGTTGGAGTGATGTACCTGGGGCGCATCGCGGAACAGGGGAACACGGAGCGAATTTACGAAAATCCCCTTCATCCCTACACTCAGGCGCTCCTGTCCGCCGTCCCCTCCCGGGACCCTCTGCAAAGAAAAAAACGCCTGATTCTGGAGGGCGACGTTCCCAGCCCCCTGACGCCTCCAACGGGATGTCCCTTCCACACCCGCTGCCCCCGTGCGGCGCCGATCTGCCGGGAGAAAGCGCCGGAGACGGTCATGGCGGAAACGGACCATCTGGCGGCCTGCCACAATTTATAG
- a CDS encoding TlpA family protein disulfide reductase: MKKKLLAAVLLITAAAWLLPLAAGADLPKVFPEFSTRGLTGEKVSNALFAEKKVTMLNIWATWCPPCIGEMPELASLARSMPEGSRMAGLILDVTNRETADRAKSILRQSQADFLQILPVEALQPLLLEISAIPTTIFVDSTGKIVGRVLVGARSEKAYRVELEQLLASM, encoded by the coding sequence ATGAAGAAAAAATTGCTGGCGGCGGTGTTGTTGATTACGGCGGCGGCCTGGTTGCTCCCCCTGGCGGCTGGGGCGGATCTTCCGAAGGTTTTTCCGGAGTTCTCCACCAGAGGGCTGACGGGTGAGAAGGTTTCGAACGCGCTGTTTGCCGAAAAAAAGGTCACGATGCTCAACATCTGGGCGACCTGGTGCCCGCCCTGCATCGGAGAGATGCCGGAGCTCGCCAGCCTGGCGCGGTCCATGCCCGAAGGCAGCCGGATGGCGGGGCTCATCCTCGACGTCACCAACAGGGAGACGGCGGACAGGGCCAAAAGCATCCTCCGGCAGTCTCAGGCCGATTTTCTTCAGATTCTCCCCGTGGAGGCTCTCCAGCCCCTTCTGTTGGAAATTTCGGCGATTCCCACGACGATTTTCGTCGATTCCACCGGAAAAATCGTCGGCAGGGTTCTCGTAGGGGCGCGCTCCGAAAAAGCGTACCGCGTGGAGCTCGAACAGCTCCTCGCCTCCATGTAA
- a CDS encoding flavodoxin produces MKIILMLCVFCLFMISGAASSAKAAEKGKILVAYFSWGGNTRGTAKEIHAQTGGDIFEIEVVRPYSTSYNTVLEEAQRDQREQARPALKSHVGDMGQYDVIFLGYPNWWASIPMPVASFLEEYDFSGKTIVPFCSHGGGRLGQSVTAIAKLCPQSKIVEALSVHYSGGGSLKSDIAAWLKKIGIGQ; encoded by the coding sequence ATGAAAATCATTTTGATGCTGTGTGTTTTCTGTTTGTTCATGATTTCGGGCGCGGCAAGCTCGGCAAAAGCGGCTGAGAAGGGAAAAATCCTCGTGGCTTATTTCTCCTGGGGAGGCAACACTCGCGGAACAGCCAAAGAGATACATGCTCAAACCGGCGGGGATATTTTCGAAATAGAAGTCGTCAGGCCCTATTCTACCAGCTACAACACCGTGCTGGAAGAAGCCCAGCGCGACCAGAGAGAACAGGCGCGTCCCGCGCTCAAATCTCACGTCGGGGACATGGGACAATATGACGTGATTTTTCTGGGTTATCCAAATTGGTGGGCGTCTATTCCCATGCCCGTGGCGTCCTTTTTGGAGGAATACGATTTTTCCGGCAAAACAATCGTCCCGTTTTGCAGTCACGGCGGAGGGCGTCTCGGGCAAAGCGTGACGGCGATCGCCAAGCTCTGCCCTCAGTCCAAAATCGTGGAGGCGCTTTCCGTCCACTACAGCGGCGGCGGTTCGCTGAAGAGCGACATCGCTGCGTGGCTCAAAAAAATCGGCATTGGGCAATAG
- a CDS encoding SUMF1/EgtB/PvdO family nonheme iron enzyme, which translates to ADNSSAKALMELLSVKPLTIQMQDYGGFEKVGSLGRTLPRNDEQINTTAGDLILYQGNRFVIYYSTNSWNFTRLGRIDKATAGELKAALGDGDVSVTLSVANAVSSKMPEDLIFVQGGTFTMGSPAEELDRISDEIQHSVAVSGFYLAKSEVTQKEYRELRGGNPGEHSGDDLPVESVTWFDAVRFCNARSEKEGLTPAYVINGESVTWNRAANGYRLPTEAEWEYACRAGTTTPFNTGRTITDKEANINNSYGYNKDASGRVIGGYRQKIIAVNSFSPNPWGLFDMHGNVGEWCWDWYGDYNASERIDPAGAVSGVYRVVRGGGWNDFPKHARSAYRAATPPNEGMYNIGFRVARNEK; encoded by the coding sequence GCGGATAATTCGTCCGCTAAAGCCCTCATGGAGCTGCTGTCAGTGAAGCCGCTGACAATTCAAATGCAGGATTACGGCGGATTTGAGAAAGTCGGTTCTCTGGGCCGTACTCTGCCGCGCAACGACGAGCAAATAAACACGACGGCCGGGGATCTGATTTTGTACCAGGGCAATCGATTTGTGATTTACTACTCGACCAACTCGTGGAACTTCACAAGGCTCGGCAGAATCGACAAGGCCACGGCCGGCGAACTCAAAGCGGCGCTCGGGGATGGCGATGTGTCCGTTACGCTTTCGGTCGCGAATGCCGTCTCGTCGAAAATGCCGGAAGATTTGATTTTCGTCCAGGGTGGGACGTTCACCATGGGAAGCCCCGCGGAGGAACTGGACCGCATCTCGGACGAAATTCAGCACAGCGTTGCGGTGAGCGGCTTTTACCTCGCCAAATCGGAGGTGACGCAAAAAGAATACCGCGAACTGAGGGGCGGAAATCCCGGCGAACACTCCGGCGACGACCTGCCTGTTGAAAGCGTGACGTGGTTTGACGCCGTCCGTTTTTGCAACGCCCGAAGCGAAAAAGAAGGGCTGACTCCGGCCTACGTCATAAACGGCGAGAGCGTGACGTGGAACCGCGCCGCGAACGGTTACCGCCTCCCCACGGAGGCCGAGTGGGAATACGCCTGCCGCGCCGGAACGACGACGCCATTCAACACGGGCCGCACGATCACCGACAAAGAGGCCAACATCAACAATTCCTACGGCTATAACAAAGACGCCAGCGGCCGGGTCATCGGCGGCTACCGGCAGAAAATCATCGCGGTAAACAGTTTCAGCCCCAATCCATGGGGACTGTTCGACATGCACGGCAACGTTGGGGAATGGTGCTGGGACTGGTACGGCGATTACAATGCGTCCGAGCGGATCGATCCGGCGGGCGCCGTGTCCGGCGTCTATCGCGTGGTTCGCGGCGGCGGATGGAACGATTTTCCGAAACACGCGCGCTCGGCGTACCGCGCCGCCACTCCGCCCAATGAGGGAATGTATAACATCGGTTTTCGCGTTGCGCGGAACGAGAAGTAA
- a CDS encoding ABC transporter permease, giving the protein MNKNSPDHGRFKSISVLLGDPMGRAGMAGILLIVLMAAFAPWIAPYDPAEMHMKAKLAAPGLQYFFGTDNFGRDVFSRIVCGSRVSLTVGLVSVGIAAGAGYILGLIAGFFEGKTETAIMMLMDVLFAFPSILLALFIVSALGPGIVNTMIAIGIVNIPVFTRTVRASVKSVKSMDYIRNAHSIGLSPARVLLRHVTPNVLSPFLVQVTLALSGAILTEASMSFLGLGIQPPDPSWGSMLSDARKFMEIAPWLVIFPALFIVLTILSFNLLGDGLRDVLDPRLKL; this is encoded by the coding sequence GGGCGACCCTATGGGCCGGGCGGGGATGGCGGGCATTCTTCTGATCGTTCTCATGGCGGCGTTCGCGCCCTGGATCGCGCCCTACGACCCGGCGGAAATGCACATGAAGGCCAAACTGGCCGCCCCGGGCCTCCAATACTTTTTCGGGACGGACAACTTCGGTCGGGACGTGTTCAGCCGCATCGTCTGCGGTTCCCGTGTATCGCTGACGGTGGGGCTGGTTTCCGTGGGCATAGCGGCGGGAGCGGGGTACATTTTGGGGCTGATCGCCGGTTTTTTCGAGGGAAAGACCGAAACGGCGATCATGATGCTCATGGACGTCCTCTTCGCCTTTCCCTCGATTCTGCTGGCGCTCTTTATCGTTTCGGCGCTGGGCCCCGGCATCGTCAACACCATGATCGCCATCGGCATCGTGAACATTCCGGTGTTCACCCGAACGGTGCGAGCCTCGGTCAAGTCCGTCAAATCCATGGACTACATCCGCAACGCCCACTCCATCGGACTCAGTCCGGCGCGGGTTCTGCTGCGCCACGTGACCCCCAACGTGCTGTCCCCCTTTCTGGTGCAGGTGACGCTGGCGCTTTCCGGAGCCATTCTGACGGAGGCCTCCATGAGTTTTCTTGGGCTGGGAATTCAGCCGCCGGACCCCTCCTGGGGCTCCATGCTCTCCGACGCCCGCAAATTCATGGAAATCGCGCCCTGGCTGGTGATTTTTCCGGCTCTTTTCATCGTTCTGACCATTCTCTCGTTCAACCTGCTGGGGGACGGTCTGAGAGACGTTCTCGACCCCCGTCTGAAGCTGTGA